From a region of the Impatiens glandulifera chromosome 4, dImpGla2.1, whole genome shotgun sequence genome:
- the LOC124936989 gene encoding uncharacterized protein LOC124936989, with protein MSMSSDRSKSLHNFTLPHLKWGNQRVLRCTKVTGKSSGDSSETDRRSLSSESQSLEYSGPCKTSTISAITAADSHRGSFVPVPVPAKKSNPMKTSSKKVKNDLSNTNGIKEVREKLIFDLKLATDKMKLSLLEEKQIQAKPWNLRSRKPIFTPPAAPPHVSENPTLKTSKSTRSKGPAANTRTKKEIEAKVKFSISLSREEIKSDFLAMTGNPPARRPKKRSKIVQNQMNSIFPGLWLTEITREDYKVSDMAVSGKEEQVQE; from the exons ATGTCCATGAGTTCAGATAGATCAAAATCATTGCATAACTTTACATTGCCTCATCTCAAATGGGGTAATCAAAGAGTTCTCAGATGCACTAAAGTAACTGGAAAATCAAGCGGCGATTCATCGGAGACTGATCGCAGATCGTTATCATCGGAGTCGCAATCCCTCGAGTACTCCGGTCCGTGCAAAACTTCAACCATCTCCGCCATCACAGCCGCCGATTCCCACCGTGGATCTTTTGTTCCCGTTCCCGTTCCCGCTAAGAAATCCAATCCAATGAAAACCAGTTCTAAGAAGGTTAAAAACGATCTGAGCAATACAAATGGAATCAAAGAGGTTAGAGAGAAGCTCATTTTCGATCTCAAACTTGCTActgataaaatgaaattatccCTGCTCGAGGAAAAACAAATTCAGGCTAAACCGTGGAATCTCCGGTCCCGGAAACCAATTTTCACTCCTCCGGCGGCGCCGCCACATGTGTCGGAGAATCCCACCTTGAAAACATCAAAATCTACACGATCCAAAGGTCCGGCGGCTAATACGAGGACGAAAAAAGAAATAGAAGCTAAGGTAAAGTTCTCCATTTCCCTGTCCCGTGAAGAGATTAAGAGCGATTTTCTAGCCATGACCGGAAATCCACCAGCTCGGAGACCCAAAAAGAGGTCGAAAATAGTTCAAAACCAGATGAAT TCAATTTTTCCTGGTTTGTGGTTGACGGAGATTACAAGAGAGGATTATAAAGTTTCAGACATGGCTGTATCAGGAAAG GAGGAGCAGGTTCaggaataa
- the LOC124935588 gene encoding uncharacterized protein LOC124935588, translating into MKNEHPISVTKLIIYTIMPLQRPITGFLLFFAGIAIGITLRSHLKDFSFTYSLDPQLSLPNPLPLTSLWSPTQETTTDSGNMGTVKINNFMGQDHKEDDDQDLINRVLKMDSPAIRGSTPAGKVAFLFLTKGSLPMAPLWEKFFEKHKGNFSVYVHTHPLYNWTLPKRLCFYGSIIPSKHLLLLNGLAQNFVKPSYDSSPVGGKLCLHLKDH; encoded by the exons atgAAGAACGAACACCCAATATCAGTCACCAAGCTCATCATCTACACCATAATGCCTCTCCAACGTCCGATCACCGGATTTCTCCTCTTCTTCGCCGGAATAGCTATCGGAATAACTCTCCGGTCCCATCTCAAAGACTTCTCCTTTACTTACTCTCTTGACCCTCAACTCTCTCTCCCAAATCCTCTCCCTCTCACCTCTCTCTGGTCACCGACACAGGAAACCACCACAGATTCTGGCAACATGGGAACTGtcaaaatcaataatttcaTGGGTCAGGATCACAAAGAAGACGACGACCAAGATTTGATTAACAGGGTATTGAAAATGGATTCGCCGGCGATCCGGGGAAGTACACCGGCCGGCAAGGTGGCTTTCTTGTTCTTGACAAAGGGATCCCTGCCGATGGCGCCACTTTGGGAGAAATTCTTTGAGAAACATAAAGGAAATTTCAGTGTTTATGTTCATACTCATCCTCTTTATAATTGGACTCTACCAAAAAGACTCTGTTTTTATGGCTCAATAATTCCAAGCAAG CATTTACTCTTACTTAATGGGCTCGCCCAAAACTTTGTGAAGCCTTCATATGACTCATCTCCGGTTGGAGGTAAGTTGTGTCTTCACCTTAAGGATCATTAG